In one Gossypium hirsutum isolate 1008001.06 chromosome D09, Gossypium_hirsutum_v2.1, whole genome shotgun sequence genomic region, the following are encoded:
- the LOC107890919 gene encoding polygalacturonase, with protein sequence MEQAAKSIVFLAFVLLFFPSSGVADPLTYNVLNYGAKPDDNFDSTQALVAAWTLACGSINPATIYVPPGRFLVRNVVFRGQCKNNGIVFRIDGTLVAPSDYKVIGSTGNWLLFEHVNGVSIYGGIIDGQGTGLWTCKRSGKGCPSGATSLGFSNSRNIVIRGLTSLNSQMYHIVINGCNNVKVEGVRVSASGNSPNTDGIHVQSSSGVTILNTRIGTGDDCVSVGPGTNNLWIEKVACGPGHGISIGSLGKEVEEAGVQNVTVKTVAFTGTENGVRIKSWGRQSSGFARNILFQHAVMTDVQNPIVIDQQYCPDEKNCPGQVSGVKISDVTYQDIHGTSATEVAVKFDCSSEYPCSNIKLEDVKLTYRNKAAEASCSNADGTASGFVQPSSCL encoded by the exons atggaacagGCAGCCAAATCTATTGTTTTTCTTGCATTTGTTCTACTTTTCTTCCCTTCATCTGGGGTAGCTGATCCATTGACTTATAACGTTCTTAACTATGGAGCCAAACCCGATGACAATTTTGACTCAACCCAAGCCTTGGTTGCTGCATGGACTTTGGCCTGTGGCTCCATCAATCCCGCAACTATTTACGTCCCGCCTGGGAGGTTTTTGGTGCGCAATGTTGTTTTTCGTGGACAGTGCAAGAACAATGGTATTGTTTTTCGTATCGATGGCACGCTTGTTGCTCCATCGGATTATAAGGTTATTGGAAGTACCGGAAACTGGCTTCTCTTTGAGCATGTAAACGGTGTTTCGATTTACGGTGGGATAATTGATGGTCAGGGCACTGGCTTATGGACTTGCAAGAGGTCAGGCAAAGGCTGTCCCAGCGGGGCAACG TCCTTAGGCTTCAGCAATTCGCGGAACATTGTAATAAGAGGATTAACATCGCTAAACAGCCAAATGTATCATATTGTCATCAATGGTTGTAACAACGTAAAAGTGGAAGGTGTAAGAGTGTCAGCCTCTGGGAATAGCCCAAACACCGATGGCATTCATGTGCAATCATCGAGCGGCGTCACCATTCTGAACACCAGAATCGGAACAGGCGATGATTGTGTCTCGGTTGGGCCCGGCACCAACAATTTATGGATTGAGAAGGTGGCATGTGGACCTGGCCATGGGATCAGCATTGGGAGTCTTGGGAAGGAAGTTGAAGAAGCTGGTGTGCAGAATGTGACTGTTAAAACAGTTGCATTTACTGGCACTGAAAATGGGGTGAGAATAAAGTCATGGGGGAGACAAAGCTCTGGTTTTGCTAGGAACATACTTTTTCAGCATGCAGTCATGACCGATGTCCAAAACCCCATCGTCATTGATCAACAGTACTGCCCAGATGAAAAGAACTGCCCTGGTCAG GTTTCGGGAGTAAAAATTAGCGATGTGACATACCAAGACATCCATGGAACATCAGCGACAGAAGTAGCAGTGAAGTTTGATTGTAGCTCAGAATATCCTTGCAGTAATATAAAGCTGGAGGACGTGAAGCTCACTTACAGAAACAAAGCAGCTGAAGCATCCTGTAGTAATGCTGATGGAACCGCTTCTGGTTTTGTTCAGCCCTCAAGCTGCTTGTAG